One Poecilia reticulata strain Guanapo linkage group LG4, Guppy_female_1.0+MT, whole genome shotgun sequence genomic window carries:
- the cracd gene encoding capping protein inhibiting regulator of actin dynamics, with protein sequence MHARQIAQGIKFGQRPPSLRKSEGDEGSSDEEEVPRSPLKVLAHVEAEPPKMEPKVQGAQSSTQHSTPVKSPRSKRVLPPTGTIESINLDAVPQSVTRLDNTAAKHKLSVKPKNQRISRKHRRFTLDLQEVSIPGVMQEELEAADQRRASLESSKESLKKQRFYEEEILEARRRREMEEQQFREEMEERKKRAEELRLRELEEERSRKKQQEEQEKKMREEAERRRKEEEEQKRVREEEEKRKQEEAERQREEDRRMKEEEERRRQEEAERKEERRRLEEQKQVEEKERKRREEEEKRKREEEAVARRQRELEAEKRKKQEEERKKKEEQKLRLKEQKKQLELEEQKKMLKEEAAGGSDEQERKRRAEEQRWREMEERQRPFSFKVSSGEKQILFQKVNLTPVTPAASHQGTVDADQREGATASSQEGKDSPNLPASPYVPHTAILVTGAQLCGTAVNLDQIKDTACKSLLGLGEERKAQGTPSATGKSSPDRKSGKTKSLSESPVSPDQSSAAALAEWASIRSKIFKGVEDGKYDEYPDPPSRNQPQLSSDEQPSFAHTNLRKTMSASAKFSIIPAKKKFGDSNRNSEVFSTDHKDGGGEEAVRSDSPTAASQSPTVKPHTRTSKTVRIVERGSEECMFAKDLPSFLVPSPGDRPEGSEVKSRLQNKTEDGEAQGQDGEDNPSPFGIKLRRTNYSLRFHSEQSTEKRKKRYSAGDSFDGVPSPLTPIEPDSDASSVFSDKSTPTSPQKEGVVSKYLHTSVSPAITRGKLGKPTSPVPHNEGEKVLSKPPLYRRPTTSPKPSGATPTPPPSPLPKVAHGFPCEEAIQRTGSPDLSVQEQASRSEDSSAVTQLHRGSHSNVQLEEEPKEKRSFFPSINIPWREKADRKAELIRREKPSLQARHSLDSARVQEKEAGPLWITLALQKQKGFREQQQTREDRRSQREAKLAEKHAREKDSVALVSPTDGRESGGTSPSSKPQTPEEPKRPDSLLGRFERRDPLKKASTLPSSVTVEISDSTPSPPAVKDVSKRFPSSDSPQVSTEPAWLALAKRKAKAWSDCPQIIK encoded by the exons ATGCATGCA AGGCAGATCGCACAAGGTATAAAGTTCGGCCAGAGGCCTCCTTCTCTTCGAAAAAGTGAGGGGGATGAGGGAAGCTCAGATGAGGAAGAGGTTCCCCGAAGTCCTCTGAAGGTTTTGGCCCACGTAGAAGCTGAGCCGCCCAAAATGGAACCAAAG GTCCAAGGAGCTCAATCATCTACGCAGCACAGCACGCCAGTGAAGTCCCCGAGGTCCAAACGGGTCCTTCCACCAACCGGTACCATTGAGTCCATCAATCTAGACGCCGTCCCCCAGTCTGTCACTCGCCTGGACAACACCGCCGCCAAGCATAAGCTCTCCGTCAAACCGAAAAACCAGAGGATTTCCCGCAAACACCGGCGGTTCACACTG GATCTCCAGGAGGTGTCTATTCCTGGAGTCatgcaggaggagctggaggcaGCCGACCAGCGCAGAGCATCTCTGGAGTCCTCCAAGGAAAGCTTGAAGAAGCAGAGATTCTATGAGGAGGAAATACTGGAGGCCcggaggaggagggagatggAGGAGCAACAGTTCAGAGAGGAaatggaggagaggaagaagagggcaGAGGAGCTGAGGCTGCGTGAactggaggaagagaggagtCGCAAGAAGCAACAGGAGGAACAAGAGAAGAAGATGCGAGAGGAGGcagaaaggaggaggaaagaagaggaggagcaaaAGAGAgtcagagaagaagaggaaaaacgtAAGCAAGAAGAGGCTGAAAGACAAAGAGAGGAGGATAGAAGGatgaaagaagaggaagaacgAAGGAGGCAAGAGGAGgctgagagaa aggaagagaggaggcgACTGGAAGAGCAAAAGCAAGTagaggaaaaggaaaggaagagacgcgaggaggaagaaaagaggaagcGAGAAGAGGAGGCAGTGGCAAGGAGGCAGCGGGAACTTGAGGCAGAGAAGCGcaaaaagcaggaagaggaaaggaagaaaaaagaggagCAGAAACTGAGGCTGAAGGAGCAAAAGAAACAGCTGGAActggaggagcagaagaagatgCTGAAAGAAGAGGCCGCTGGGGGCTCTGATGAACAAGAGAGGAAGCGGCGAGCCGAGGAGCAGCGCTGGAGGGAGATGGAGGAGCGGCAGAGACCCTTTTCCTTCAAGGTTTCCTCTGGAGAGAAACAGATTCTCTTCCAGAAGGTCAACCTGACCCCAGTTACACCAGCCGCCAGCCATCAGGGCACTGTGGACGCTGATCAAAGGGAAGGCGCTACGGCTTCCTCCCAGGAGGGAAAAGACTCCCCCAACCTGCCGGCATCTCCATATGTCCCCCACACAGCTATCCTGGTGACAGGCGCCCAGCTCTGTGGGACAGCTGTCAATTTAGACCAGATCAAAGACACCGCATGCAAGTCCCTACTGGGTTTGGGAGAGGAAAGAAAGGCCCAAGGAACGCCTTCCGCAACGGGCAAGAGCTCGCCGGACCGCAAATCTGGAAAAACCAAGTCTCTCAGTGAGTCTCCGGTCTCCCCGGATCAGTCGAGCGCAGCCGCACTGGCGGAGTGGGCAAGTATCCGCTCAAAGATATTTAAGGGGGTCGAGGATGGGAAGTACGATGAGTACCCAGATCCTCCGAGCAGGAATCAGCCTCAACTCAGTAGTGATGAGCAGCCTTCGTTTGCCCACACCAACCTCAGAAAAACAATGTCCGCCAGTGCCAAGTTCTCCATCATCCCTGCAAAGAAGAAATTTGGCGACTCAAACAGAAACTCTGAGGTTTTCAGCACAGATCACAaggatggaggaggagaggaagctgTTCGATCCGACAGTCCTACAGCTGCGTCCCAATCTCCAACCGTTAAACCTCACACCCGGACAAGCAAAACTGTTCGGATTGTAGAGAGAGGCTCAGAGGAGTGCATGTTTGCCAAAGACCTCCCGTCTTTCCTGGTTCCCAGCCCCGGGGACAGACCCGAGGGCTCTGAAGTAAAGAGCCGGCTTCAGAACAAGACGGAGGACGGGGAGGCGCAGGGACAGGATGGTGAGGACAACCCCTCACCTTTTGGAATAAAGCTGAGAAGGACAAACTACTCTCTGCGTTTTCACAGCGAACAGTCCACGGAGAAACGGAAGAAACGCTACAGCGCTGGAGACAGCTTCGACGGCGTCCCTTCACCTCTCACTCCGATTGAGCCAGACTCTGATGCCTCCTCCGTCTTTTCTGACAAATCAACACCCACATCGCCTCAGAAAGAGGGAGTAGTGAGCAAGTATCTTCACACATCTGTATCTCCTGCCATAACCCGGGGTAAGCTAGGCAAACCTACTAGCCCCGTTCCGCACAACGAAGGAGAGAAAGTCCTATCCAAACCACCGCTCTACCGAAGACCAACAACATCGCCCAAGCCCTCCGGAGCCACCCCAACGCCTCCTCCTTCTCCGCTACCTAAAGTAGCCCACGGGTTCCCCTGTGAGGAAGCGATCCAGAGGACGGGTAGTCCGGATCTATCTGTCCAGGAGCAGGCTAGTAGAAGCGAAGACTCATCAGCAGTGACTCAGCTGCACAGAGGCAGCCACAGTAATGTCCAATTAGAGGAGGAGCCAAAGGAGAAGAGGtctttctttccctccatcAACATCCCTTGGAGAGAGAAGGCAGACAGGAAGGCAGAGCTCATCAGGCGAG AAAAACCTTCCTTACAAGCCAGGCACTCACTGGACAGCGCACGGGTCCAGGAGAAGGAAGCCGGGCCCTTATGGATTACCCTGGCCCTGCAGAAGCAGAAAGGCTTCAGGGAGCAACAGCAGACTCGCGAGGATCGTCGAAGCCAAAGAGAGGCCAAGCTAGCAGAGAAGCATGCCAGAGAGAAAGACAGT GTTGCACTGGTGAGTCCTACAGACGGGAGAGAGAGCGGGGGAACCAGTCCTTCCTCCAAGCCTCAGACTCCTGAGGAGCCCAAAAGACCCGACAGCCTGCTGGGACGATTCGAGCGCAGAGATCCGCTAAAAAAGGCCAGCACTTTACCGAGCTCAGTCACAG ttgAAATCTCAGACTCCACACCGTCGCCACCTGCTGTCAAGGACGTGTCAAAGCGATTCCCCTCCAGCGACTCTCCCCAGGTGTCCACAGAGCCGGCCTGGCTGGCCCTAGCAAAACGAAAGGCCAAAGCCTGGAGCGACTGTCCACAGATCATCAAATAA